One genomic region from Spiroplasma endosymbiont of Polydrusus cervinus encodes:
- a CDS encoding DNA translocase FtsK, with protein sequence MEKNDQLINDQNEKTAILKVKKKQRRNDSIGSVIGALLVMFFTILAVGRITLIGQFIDDVLFTFAFGWFKYLMYLVCLILGITIFIGVRICLKARVICMVITFIILSCWLVSSVLLIYQYAIGQMAYFHLGVFLNVMNNYLERWQDASIFTSNPTHLIIFVGFNGAWITLYAGGGMIGNFLAGIASYTTIFGSLILCLSVFLLWGSWVITGTAIGMFLAKNERQQQGICVLHLSANRRQKQNIYQAYNIPDEELFFVRQVMHTTESSDITIQMPSYTALHDQHLIDDLIADDFVGKKKTKQNYVRFDNKTPPDPGPIGHKEPFNDYPPLPPQAPQPSQPPHCVKMQLIPDQYIQPRNRRSNNNAYLNKNIDDLPVYGSPYGKNVNIYAARNKLNSATDITPFGKINRNDNPGPLKQISFYDEHFPTEEYDSPPLEQYEPIEPNAGIYHRQSNQEEYYPSYEPLVMNQQHFEMPYQPPHRVAKPKSIEVNKKFSQPGPRRSSFNNPHYKLPNLGLLNPKEDNRRNNERNKLAAQKKAVKLNQVFQKFNIAASVQGINIGPTITKFEVQMQPGVKVNKIMNLENDLKYALATQNVRIEAPIQGKSAVGIEIANEISNKVTLREIMECLPLEKQECKLLVGIGSSVNGEIIFVELDKMPHLLVAGSTGSGKSVCINTILSSLILRTKPSEVKLLLIDPKQVELAVYNNLPHLLASVITDTNLANSALKRIIAEMERRYSMLSEHGVRNIETFNKKVSEKDRLPYVVVVIYELADLMMTAGKDIEDSIMRITQLAARAAGIHMVIATQRPSTDVITGVIKTNIPSRISFLVTSAIDSRTILDQGGAEKLIGYGDMLYALAGQNIPTRAQGAFISADEIQRLVNFWREQQEPDYDEEFLNIEINSDGGSNNESDNIDSLYPEVKRFVILNQKASTSLIQRKFSIGYNRASRLIDALEENGIIGPQNGAKLRDVYVQNIDLDDNPYSDGGYW encoded by the coding sequence ATGGAAAAGAATGATCAGTTGATAAATGATCAGAATGAGAAAACTGCAATCTTAAAAGTCAAAAAAAAGCAGCGTCGTAATGATTCCATCGGGTCAGTAATTGGGGCATTATTAGTGATGTTTTTTACTATTCTTGCAGTAGGGCGCATTACTTTAATTGGGCAATTTATTGACGATGTTTTATTTACTTTTGCTTTTGGTTGATTTAAGTATTTGATGTATTTAGTATGCTTAATCTTAGGAATTACGATTTTTATTGGCGTTCGTATTTGCTTAAAAGCCCGTGTCATTTGTATGGTCATAACTTTTATTATTTTATCGTGCTGATTAGTTAGCAGTGTGTTACTGATTTATCAATATGCTATTGGCCAAATGGCGTATTTTCATCTCGGTGTTTTTTTAAATGTTATGAATAACTATCTTGAACGTTGACAAGATGCTTCCATTTTTACTTCTAATCCAACCCATCTGATTATTTTTGTTGGCTTTAATGGCGCTTGAATTACTTTATACGCTGGTGGCGGAATGATTGGAAACTTTTTAGCCGGAATTGCTAGTTATACAACTATTTTTGGATCGTTAATTTTGTGTTTATCAGTTTTTCTATTATGAGGAAGTTGAGTAATAACAGGAACAGCGATTGGGATGTTTTTAGCAAAAAATGAACGACAACAACAAGGGATTTGTGTGTTACATTTGTCAGCGAATCGTCGTCAAAAACAAAATATCTACCAAGCTTATAATATTCCCGATGAAGAATTGTTTTTCGTGCGCCAAGTAATGCATACAACAGAATCCTCTGATATTACAATTCAAATGCCATCATATACCGCGTTACATGATCAACATTTAATTGATGATTTAATCGCGGATGATTTCGTTGGGAAGAAAAAAACAAAACAAAATTATGTTCGTTTTGATAATAAAACCCCCCCTGATCCAGGACCAATAGGGCACAAAGAACCTTTTAATGATTATCCACCCCTTCCTCCACAAGCACCGCAGCCTTCTCAACCGCCGCATTGCGTAAAAATGCAATTAATACCAGATCAATACATTCAGCCACGTAATCGTCGGAGCAATAATAATGCTTATCTTAATAAAAATATTGATGATTTACCAGTTTATGGGTCGCCGTATGGCAAAAATGTTAATATTTATGCTGCTCGTAATAAGTTAAATTCGGCAACTGATATTACACCTTTTGGGAAAATTAACCGTAATGATAATCCAGGTCCTTTAAAACAAATATCATTTTATGATGAACATTTTCCCACCGAAGAATATGATTCACCGCCATTAGAACAATATGAACCAATTGAACCTAATGCGGGAATTTATCATCGCCAGAGTAATCAAGAGGAGTATTACCCTAGTTATGAACCACTAGTAATGAATCAACAACATTTTGAAATGCCGTATCAACCACCGCACCGTGTTGCGAAGCCAAAATCAATTGAAGTTAATAAGAAATTTAGTCAGCCCGGGCCACGCCGTAGTTCTTTTAATAATCCACATTATAAATTACCTAATTTAGGTTTATTAAATCCGAAGGAAGATAATCGGCGAAATAATGAACGAAATAAACTTGCTGCGCAAAAGAAAGCCGTTAAACTTAATCAAGTTTTTCAAAAATTTAATATTGCTGCTAGTGTGCAAGGAATTAATATTGGTCCAACAATTACCAAGTTTGAAGTACAAATGCAACCAGGGGTAAAAGTTAATAAAATTATGAATTTAGAGAATGATCTAAAATATGCTTTAGCCACACAAAATGTGCGGATTGAAGCTCCAATTCAAGGGAAATCAGCCGTTGGAATTGAAATCGCTAATGAAATTAGTAATAAGGTAACTTTACGCGAAATTATGGAATGCTTACCATTAGAAAAACAAGAATGTAAATTATTAGTTGGAATTGGTAGCAGTGTCAATGGTGAAATTATTTTTGTTGAATTAGATAAAATGCCCCATTTATTAGTTGCTGGTTCAACTGGAAGTGGAAAGTCAGTTTGCATTAATACCATTTTATCGTCATTAATCTTAAGAACAAAACCATCAGAAGTGAAATTATTATTAATTGACCCAAAACAAGTTGAGTTAGCAGTTTATAATAATTTACCGCATTTATTAGCTTCTGTTATTACTGATACCAATTTAGCAAATTCAGCTTTAAAAAGAATCATTGCGGAAATGGAACGTCGTTATAGTATGCTATCTGAACACGGTGTTCGAAATATTGAAACATTTAATAAAAAAGTTTCAGAGAAAGATCGGTTACCATATGTTGTGGTAGTGATTTATGAATTAGCTGATTTAATGATGACAGCGGGGAAAGATATTGAAGACTCAATTATGCGAATTACCCAATTAGCAGCGCGTGCAGCTGGAATTCACATGGTGATTGCAACGCAACGACCATCAACGGATGTTATTACTGGGGTAATTAAAACAAATATTCCTTCGCGAATTTCCTTTTTGGTTACTTCAGCGATTGATTCACGGACAATTTTAGACCAAGGGGGCGCTGAAAAACTAATTGGTTATGGTGATATGTTATATGCACTAGCGGGACAAAATATTCCAACTCGGGCACAAGGGGCATTTATTTCCGCTGATGAAATTCAACGGTTAGTTAATTTCTGACGGGAGCAACAAGAACCTGATTATGATGAAGAGTTTTTAAATATTGAAATCAATAGTGATGGTGGTAGCAACAATGAAAGCGATAATATTGACAGTTTGTATCCAGAAGTGAAACGATTTGTTATTTTAAATCAGAAGGCTTCAACATCGTTGATTCAAAGAAAATTTTCAATTGGTTATAATCGAGCTAGTCGTTTAATTGATGCGTTAGAAGAAAACGGGATTATTGGTCCCCAAAATGGTGCAAAACTACGGGATGTTTATGTTCAAAATATTGATTTAGATGATAATCCGTATAGTGATGGGGGCTATTGATAA
- the coaD gene encoding pantetheine-phosphate adenylyltransferase, producing the protein MKAIFPGSFDPIHEGHLNSIKKAGALFSKLYVVITNNLEKQQQTDINIRAKQVALACQNLNLNVEILINDQMLTSDFAKQLGAKYIIRGLRNNNDLKYEMELAFANKQLNQNLETIFFIADYGLNEISSTFLNQIKRLKK; encoded by the coding sequence TTGAAAGCAATTTTTCCCGGTAGTTTTGACCCAATCCATGAAGGTCATCTTAACAGTATTAAAAAAGCAGGGGCTTTATTTTCTAAGTTATATGTTGTTATTACTAATAACTTAGAAAAGCAACAACAAACAGATATTAATATTCGTGCTAAGCAAGTTGCTCTTGCTTGCCAAAATCTTAACTTAAATGTGGAAATTTTAATTAATGATCAAATGTTAACTAGTGATTTTGCCAAACAATTAGGCGCTAAATACATTATTCGGGGGTTACGGAATAATAATGATTTAAAATATGAAATGGAACTAGCTTTTGCAAATAAACAATTAAATCAAAATCTTGAGACAATTTTTTTTATTGCTGACTATGGCCTAAATGAAATTTCCTCAACCTTTTTAAATCAAATTAAGCGGTTAAAAAAATAA
- a CDS encoding lipoprotein, with the protein MCNNYNILNILGAIGLKATSTTSLISCEEPNNSKNGE; encoded by the coding sequence ATGTGCAATAATTATAACATTTTAAATATTTTAGGAGCAATCGGATTAAAAGCAACAAGTACAACATCATTAATTAGTTGCGAAGAACCAAATAATAGTAAAAACGGCGAGTAA
- a CDS encoding topoisomerase DNA-binding C4 zinc finger domain-containing protein, giving the protein MIWYLQFTFNELFGIQHFIKPPSRYSEAKLIKTLEEIGVGRPSTYTPIMRTLKDRGYIIVENKAIKAAMELMEEIPVEKGGIECLEYGNDLVYRYGKYGKFIACSGFPKCRYIHQTGPKFGPCPECGVGEIILKFNKRRQCFKSCTNYPNCHYTDSYKEEKTEQEENNSENNGLYRINLAV; this is encoded by the coding sequence ATGATTTGGTATTTACAATTTACATTTAATGAATTATTTGGGATTCAACATTTCATTAAACCCCCAAGTCGTTATTCGGAAGCTAAATTAATTAAAACGTTAGAAGAAATAGGGGTTGGACGACCATCAACTTATACGCCAATTATGCGAACATTAAAAGATCGTGGTTATATTATTGTAGAAAATAAAGCAATTAAAGCAGCAATGGAATTAATGGAAGAAATTCCCGTTGAAAAAGGTGGGATTGAATGTCTTGAATATGGAAATGATTTAGTTTATCGTTATGGAAAATATGGGAAATTTATTGCTTGCTCAGGATTTCCAAAATGTCGTTATATTCATCAAACTGGACCTAAGTTTGGACCTTGTCCTGAATGTGGGGTTGGGGAGATTATTTTAAAATTTAATAAAAGACGTCAGTGCTTTAAATCTTGTACTAACTATCCAAATTGTCATTATACCGATTCATATAAAGAAGAGAAAACAGAACAAGAAGAAAATAACAGTGAAAATAACGGATTGTATCGAATTAATTTGGCCGTATAA
- a CDS encoding ribonuclease J gives MAKINFFALGGLDERGKNLYCIEVEQDIFIFDAGTKNPERGILGIDVVIPNFDYLKENRVRIKGVFITKPSDECSEAITYILKELALPVYGSDLACNILKFHLQRFKVRGKEECFHLINAKDILDFGSCKVEIFSTTTNMPNSFGFALHTPDGTIIYTGDYIFDAKADPNFATDLQHLNQIIAKNNVLLFLSEASSVSRRDYTAPNHKIKNYIERAVKETEGRIILACFDQDLHKISELFDLVRENNISVGIYGQTLLESLKVLSDSKKLNFNGINLKGLQEAVKEEKSLIIVTGSGERLYSRLIKIASGNDDILDIKESDTIILATPPNPGSELNHANVLDELARTVAKTIALSDKKVWTMTASYEDVKLMSSIIKPKYFVPVKGLYKDFVQAKMSAIEAGINPEHIFIVDNGEGLEFIDGEYKKTSNKVKTADLYVDGIGVGDIGAVVLNERKQLATDGVVIIGVSIDSKTKELVSLIDTQMRGVIYIQENNDIFRKMQKVIIDIIEKHYKKVAVVGEMYDVNEAKNEIRSTISSFVKTETGKTPIILAIVNEI, from the coding sequence ATGGCAAAAATTAATTTTTTCGCTCTTGGTGGATTAGATGAGCGAGGTAAAAATTTATATTGTATTGAAGTAGAACAAGATATTTTTATTTTTGATGCAGGAACAAAAAACCCGGAACGAGGAATTTTAGGAATTGATGTAGTAATTCCAAATTTTGATTATTTAAAGGAGAACCGTGTTCGCATTAAGGGAGTTTTTATTACAAAACCTTCGGATGAATGTTCTGAAGCAATTACTTATATTTTAAAAGAATTAGCATTGCCAGTTTATGGAAGTGATTTAGCGTGTAATATTTTAAAATTCCATTTGCAACGCTTTAAAGTGCGAGGAAAAGAAGAGTGTTTTCATCTTATTAATGCAAAGGATATCCTTGATTTTGGGTCATGTAAAGTTGAAATTTTTTCAACAACAACAAATATGCCAAATAGTTTTGGGTTTGCCTTACATACGCCAGATGGGACAATTATTTATACTGGTGATTATATTTTTGATGCAAAAGCTGATCCTAACTTTGCAACTGATTTGCAACATTTAAACCAAATTATTGCCAAAAATAACGTGTTATTATTTTTATCAGAGGCTTCATCAGTTTCACGTCGGGATTATACAGCTCCAAACCATAAAATTAAAAATTATATTGAACGTGCCGTGAAAGAAACAGAGGGACGGATTATTTTAGCTTGTTTTGATCAAGATTTGCACAAAATTAGTGAATTATTTGATTTAGTACGGGAAAATAATATTTCCGTTGGAATTTATGGTCAAACATTATTAGAATCATTGAAAGTATTATCGGATAGTAAAAAACTAAACTTTAATGGGATTAATTTAAAAGGATTACAAGAAGCCGTTAAAGAAGAGAAATCATTAATTATTGTAACTGGAAGTGGTGAGCGATTATATAGTCGTTTAATTAAAATTGCGTCAGGAAATGATGATATTTTAGATATTAAAGAAAGTGACACAATTATTTTAGCAACACCACCAAATCCAGGCAGTGAATTAAACCATGCTAATGTTTTAGATGAATTAGCACGAACTGTTGCTAAAACCATTGCTTTATCAGACAAAAAAGTTTGGACAATGACAGCAAGTTATGAAGATGTTAAATTAATGAGTTCAATTATTAAACCAAAATATTTTGTTCCAGTAAAAGGGTTATATAAAGACTTTGTGCAAGCAAAAATGTCTGCAATTGAAGCTGGGATTAATCCAGAACATATTTTTATTGTTGATAATGGAGAAGGACTTGAATTTATTGATGGTGAATATAAGAAAACATCTAATAAGGTTAAAACTGCTGATTTATATGTTGATGGAATTGGTGTTGGTGATATTGGGGCCGTTGTTTTAAATGAACGTAAACAATTAGCAACTGATGGTGTTGTTATTATTGGTGTTTCAATTGATAGCAAAACAAAAGAGTTAGTTTCCTTGATTGATACGCAAATGCGAGGAGTAATCTATATTCAAGAAAATAATGATATTTTCCGTAAAATGCAAAAAGTTATCATTGATATTATTGAAAAACACTATAAAAAAGTTGCCGTTGTTGGGGAAATGTATGATGTTAATGAAGCTAAAAATGAAATTAGATCAACAATTAGTTCATTTGTTAAAACGGAAACTGGGAAAACACCAATTATTTTAGCAATTGTGAATGAAATTTAA
- a CDS encoding energy-coupling factor transporter ATPase produces the protein MSKVKNKPKIEALQNVDITFTDVSYVYAPKTPYEYVSLQDINVVIKPGKITAIIGSTGSGKSTLIQHINGLLIPTTGVVDANGFIITAKQKRIKNIKQLRKSIGLVFQFPEYQLFEETIEKDIMFGPVHLGESKEVARENAKKYITMVGLPLSYLERSPFDLSGGQKRRVAIAGILAMEGNTLILDEPTAGLDPEGEEDFINLFSQINKEQNKRIILVTHNMDHVLEIADEVIALKEGRVLKVGTSFEIFKDKDLLQTLLIEPPKIYNLIYQLQEKGLDLTDVNIRNIDQLAKEIIHHKKQKRKG, from the coding sequence ATGTCAAAAGTAAAAAATAAACCTAAAATTGAAGCGTTACAAAATGTTGATATTACTTTCACTGATGTCTCTTATGTTTATGCGCCCAAAACGCCATACGAATATGTCTCGTTACAAGACATTAATGTGGTTATTAAACCAGGGAAAATTACCGCTATCATTGGGTCAACGGGAAGTGGTAAATCAACATTAATTCAACATATTAATGGATTATTAATTCCCACAACAGGCGTTGTTGATGCGAATGGTTTTATTATTACCGCAAAGCAAAAACGGATTAAGAATATTAAACAATTACGAAAATCAATTGGACTAGTGTTTCAGTTTCCGGAATATCAATTATTTGAAGAAACAATTGAAAAAGATATTATGTTTGGTCCAGTTCATTTGGGTGAAAGTAAAGAAGTGGCTCGAGAAAACGCCAAAAAATATATAACAATGGTTGGCTTACCATTAAGTTATTTAGAACGCTCACCGTTTGACTTATCGGGAGGACAAAAGCGCCGCGTTGCTATTGCTGGGATTTTAGCAATGGAGGGTAATACTTTAATTTTAGATGAACCAACAGCGGGGCTAGATCCCGAGGGGGAAGAAGACTTTATTAATTTGTTTTCCCAAATTAATAAAGAACAAAATAAACGAATTATTTTAGTAACGCATAATATGGATCATGTCTTAGAAATTGCTGATGAGGTTATTGCCTTAAAAGAAGGCCGTGTTTTAAAAGTCGGAACGTCTTTTGAAATTTTCAAAGATAAAGATTTATTACAAACCCTTTTAATTGAACCACCGAAGATTTATAATTTAATTTATCAATTACAAGAAAAAGGGCTTGATTTAACGGATGTTAATATTCGAAATATTGATCAATTAGCAAAAGAAATTATTCACCATAAAAAACAAAAAAGAAAGGGATAA
- a CDS encoding energy-coupling factor transporter ATPase, translating into MAKKTTVKLKKLNDISLKLTDVEFRYRENHPNAVDGVSFEIKCGEYVTIIGHNGSGKSTISKIIIGVLRPQKGKIEVFGNEVHSSTITGIRKFLGIVFQNPDNQFIGSTVRDDIAFGLENRQIPQKDMQAIIDKAAAKVDMSNFLDHEPLMLSGGQKQRVAIASALALAPDIIIFDEATSMLDPKGRKEIKQIMVDLKESREKTIISITHDMDEILNADKVIVMNKGQIVKCGKPHEILYDEEFLKSIHLDVPFVSRVVDSLRTNGLEVKNTLDLRELVDEICQK; encoded by the coding sequence ATGGCAAAGAAAACTACTGTAAAGTTAAAAAAACTAAATGATATTTCATTAAAATTAACTGATGTTGAATTTCGCTACCGTGAAAATCACCCTAATGCGGTTGACGGAGTTAGTTTTGAAATTAAATGTGGGGAGTATGTTACAATCATTGGTCATAATGGGAGTGGAAAATCAACGATTAGTAAAATTATTATTGGGGTTTTACGACCACAAAAAGGGAAGATTGAAGTTTTTGGTAATGAAGTTCATTCATCAACAATTACTGGAATTCGTAAATTTTTAGGAATTGTCTTTCAAAATCCGGATAATCAGTTTATTGGGTCAACAGTTCGGGATGATATTGCTTTTGGTTTGGAAAATCGTCAAATTCCCCAAAAAGATATGCAAGCAATTATTGATAAAGCGGCCGCCAAAGTTGATATGAGTAATTTTCTTGACCATGAACCCTTAATGCTGTCGGGAGGACAAAAACAACGGGTAGCAATTGCTTCGGCATTAGCTTTAGCCCCAGATATTATTATTTTTGATGAAGCAACAAGTATGTTAGATCCAAAGGGACGCAAAGAAATTAAACAAATTATGGTTGATTTAAAAGAATCGCGGGAAAAAACAATTATTTCAATTACCCATGATATGGATGAAATTTTAAATGCTGATAAGGTCATTGTGATGAACAAAGGACAAATCGTCAAATGTGGTAAACCACATGAAATTTTATATGATGAAGAGTTTTTAAAATCAATTCATTTAGATGTTCCCTTTGTCTCACGTGTCGTTGATAGTTTACGAACAAATGGATTAGAAGTAAAAAATACACTAGATCTTAGAGAATTGGTGGATGAAATATGTCAAAAGTAA
- a CDS encoding energy-coupling factor transporter transmembrane component T, translating into MRLSFGRYIAYNSPIHRMDPRVKLFMLLSLMVSIFFSTGFTGYAILGVTIFILFFLAKLRPRLLRALLKPILFMFIILLLINCFLVTDGFIGWHWGGKAAATGPVAAGGKSWFAFSEKAFFNALYMACRIYLMILITTILTATTRPLDLTLALEDLLSPLKLVRFPVHILSTIISIALRMIPTLIEEAGRIMKAQASRGVDFKNGHFKDKIKSTTALIIPLLVSAFQKAEDLAYAMDARGYDPQAKRTRYRHYRIHFTDILLFIFGVGIASVIIAQSVTMGQYETFYEVWHWGPSGWTFGKISTGFLRIRILHIDEFVLGW; encoded by the coding sequence ATGCGCTTATCATTTGGACGTTATATTGCTTATAATTCCCCAATTCATAGAATGGATCCACGGGTAAAATTATTTATGTTGTTATCATTAATGGTATCAATCTTTTTTTCAACTGGTTTTACTGGTTATGCTATTTTAGGGGTAACGATTTTTATTTTGTTCTTTTTAGCGAAATTACGACCAAGATTATTACGAGCATTGTTAAAACCAATTTTATTTATGTTTATTATTTTATTATTAATTAATTGTTTTTTAGTCACGGATGGTTTTATTGGTTGACATTGAGGGGGCAAAGCAGCGGCAACTGGCCCAGTTGCCGCTGGGGGGAAAAGTTGATTTGCTTTTTCCGAAAAAGCCTTTTTTAATGCCCTTTATATGGCGTGTCGGATTTATTTAATGATTTTAATTACGACAATTTTAACTGCTACAACCCGCCCATTGGATTTAACATTAGCCTTAGAAGATTTATTAAGTCCGTTAAAATTAGTGCGCTTCCCAGTTCATATTTTATCAACAATTATTTCAATTGCTTTACGTATGATCCCAACATTAATTGAAGAAGCAGGACGAATTATGAAGGCCCAAGCTTCACGAGGAGTTGATTTTAAGAATGGACACTTTAAAGACAAAATTAAATCAACAACAGCTTTGATTATTCCATTATTAGTATCAGCCTTTCAAAAAGCAGAAGATTTAGCTTATGCAATGGATGCTCGAGGATATGACCCCCAGGCGAAACGAACACGGTATCGTCATTATCGCATTCATTTTACGGATATCTTATTATTTATTTTTGGGGTTGGGATTGCCAGTGTTATTATTGCGCAATCAGTAACAATGGGTCAATATGAAACCTTTTATGAAGTTTGACATTGAGGACCAAGTGGTTGAACATTTGGCAAAATTTCAACAGGATTTTTACGTATTCGGATTCTTCATATTGATGAATTTGTTTTAGGATGATAA
- a CDS encoding tRNA pseudouridine synthase A: MLYLLLSIEYDGYDYSGWVKQKNARTIQFELEKAFFGICQQKIWTLGASKTDAGVHACDQKVLVKLPFQPRHLGFFIKIVGKSLPPNINIKKYQVVSENFSVRTAKVKEYVYTINDRTYDLFNHRYELKVDRLLDVKKLHKISQVFVGTHNFSFFTSVKADENIATQRTIKKIWVKRNRAKKIEIHFVGPSFIRYQIRMLTQNILACYWGQVSLMELKMVLKHPPAGGTTKYCAKPYGLCLKKLNIKKRLSVNCKY; encoded by the coding sequence ATGTTATATTTATTATTAAGTATTGAATATGATGGTTATGATTATAGCGGTTGAGTTAAACAAAAAAATGCTCGAACAATTCAATTTGAATTAGAGAAAGCATTTTTTGGCATTTGTCAGCAAAAAATTTGAACCTTAGGAGCTAGTAAAACCGACGCAGGGGTTCATGCTTGTGATCAAAAGGTATTAGTGAAGCTACCGTTTCAACCACGTCATTTAGGTTTTTTTATTAAGATAGTTGGTAAAAGTTTACCACCAAATATTAATATTAAAAAATACCAAGTTGTTTCCGAGAATTTTAGTGTTCGGACAGCCAAAGTCAAAGAATATGTTTATACGATTAATGATCGAACATATGATCTTTTTAATCATCGTTATGAATTAAAAGTTGATCGTTTGCTAGATGTGAAAAAATTGCATAAAATTAGTCAAGTTTTTGTTGGGACTCATAATTTTTCTTTTTTTACCAGTGTTAAAGCGGACGAAAATATTGCAACGCAACGAACAATTAAAAAAATTTGAGTTAAACGAAATAGAGCCAAAAAAATAGAAATTCATTTTGTGGGACCAAGTTTTATTCGTTATCAAATTAGGATGTTAACACAAAATATTTTGGCATGTTATTGAGGACAAGTTAGTTTAATGGAATTAAAAATGGTTTTAAAACATCCACCAGCGGGGGGAACAACAAAATACTGTGCAAAACCATATGGTTTATGTTTAAAAAAATTAAATATTAAAAAAAGATTATCTGTAAATTGTAAATACTAA